One Helianthus annuus cultivar XRQ/B chromosome 7, HanXRQr2.0-SUNRISE, whole genome shotgun sequence genomic region harbors:
- the LOC110867662 gene encoding LOW QUALITY PROTEIN: protein CHAPERONE-LIKE PROTEIN OF POR1, chloroplastic (The sequence of the model RefSeq protein was modified relative to this genomic sequence to represent the inferred CDS: inserted 1 base in 1 codon), with protein sequence MERCFYVIFPRININDPYKSLGISKEASEDEIQSARTFLVQKYVGHKPSVEAIESTHNKIIMQKLYKRKNPKINLKKKMREVSQSRVVQSVTSRFRTPTTNFIVKTSVAFVVLAALTVLFPXVAISLFTTIYFIYDRLKSKLKAFLYGVGTFIVSWLLGTFLMLSVIPPVLKGPRSLEVTTSLVTYTLLWVSSTYLK encoded by the exons ATGGAGAGATGTTTTTATG TCATTTTTCCAAGAATCAACATAAACGATCCATACAAAAGCCTCGGTATCAGCAAGGAAGCTTCCGAAGACGAAATCCAAAGTGCTAGAACCTTCTTAGTCCAAAAATACGTGGGTCACAAACCAAGCGTCGAAGCAATTGAATCCACACACAACAAAATAATAATGCAAAAGTTGTACAAGAGGAAAAACCCCAAAATCaacttgaagaaaaagatgaGGGAAGTAAGTCAGTCTCGTGTTGTACAAAGCGTCACAAGCAGATTTAGAACCCCGACTACCAACTTCATCGTCAAAACATCGGTTGCGTTTGTGGTACTTGCAGCTCTTACCGTCCTCTTTC AGGTTGCCATATCACTGTTTACcactatatattttatatatgatCGGCTCAAGAGTAAACTCAAAGCTTTTCTTTACGG GGTTGGAACCTTTATCGTGTCGTGGCTGTTGGGAACGTTCTTGATGCTGTCGGTTATTCCACCAGTACTGAAAGGGCCGAGGAGTTTGGAAGTGACAACATCGTTGGTAACATACACGCTTCTGTGGGTTTCTTCTACTTATCTTAAATAG
- the LOC110866383 gene encoding uncharacterized protein LOC110866383: MARNDIRIGVPEELVDEVYWLSTWKKVYENVINPIPEPENWIPSQCPTKLLPTKHHKQVGRPQKKRKKSVGKVEVEAHFDSEGKMTRKGYTTKCSKCGNLGHNSRTCKGQGGENVENVVHAPSENVENVVHAPSENQVAGGENKTRKKCSKCGSLGHNSRTCKGQGGENVQESQTVSQGAPSETEA; this comes from the coding sequence ATGGCCAGGAATGATATTAGGATAGGGGTGCCAGAAGAATTGGTTGATGAAGTGTATTGGTTATCCACATGGAAGAAGGTTTATGAAAATGTGATTAATCCAATTCCCGAGCCTGAGAATTGGATACCCTCACAATGCCCCACCAAACTTCTGCCTACCAAACACCATAAGCAGGTTGGGAGGCCAcaaaagaagaggaagaaatcaGTTGGTAAGGTTGAAGTTGAAGCTCATTTTGATAGTGAGGGAAAAATGACCAGGAAGGGCTATACAACCAAGTGTAGCAAGTGTGGAAATTTGGGACACAACAGTAGGACATGCAAGGGCCAGGGTGGGGAGAATGTGGAGAATGTTGTACATGCACCAAGTGAGAATGTGGAGAATGTTGTACATGCACCAAGTGAGAATCAAGTTGCAGGTGGAGAAAACAAAACCAGGAAGAAGTGTAGCAAGTGTGGAAGCTTGGGTCACAACAGTAGGACATGCAAGGGCCAGGGAGGGGAGAATGTTCAAGAATCTCAAACTGTATCACAAGGTGCACCAAGTGAGACTGAAGCTTAG